Genomic segment of Pirellulales bacterium:
TACCTGCGGCGGAATCGGCAGTTTCCGTCGCCGTTTCGTAATAGGGTTCGCTAAGGTCGGGTCGAGATTGCCGATACTCTCGGCAACCCCGCTACCCCTCACCCCCGATCCCTCTCCCACAAATGGGAGAAGGGAGAATTTGGGATTACGGGAGCATAACGATGGCTCAGGCCACTCTGGCTGATCAGAGCGCTCTGGCGCTCGGCACGGCCGCCCGCGACGGTTCCCCGGATGTCGCTCTTCACGGCGAAGGGCGCAAGTATCAATATCCCGGCATTCCCACGACGTGCGACGGCGCCGAGGCGGTCGTACACGTGGAGATCAACGTCGCCCAGGGGGCCGGCGCGTTTCCGATTACCAGCTCGACCACGATGGGGGGCGGATTCAACGCGGCCGTGATGAATGGCTACCGCAATCTGTGGGGCGATTCGCTGGTGTTCGTCGAGCCGGAGAGCGAGCATTCGGCCGCTTCGTTCTGCGAAGGGTTCGCCGCCGCCGGAGGCCGCGTGACGAACTTCACTTCCGGCCAAGGCCTCGTCCTGATGAAGGAGGTGCTCTACACGATCAGCGGCAAGCGGTTGCCGGCGGTGATGAATATCGGCGCGCGAGCGCTCACCAGCCATTCGCTCAATGTCCATGCCGGTCACGACGACTTGATGAGTGTGGCCGATTGCGGCTGGGGGATGCTATTCGGCCGCAATGCCCAAGAGGCCGCCGATCTGTGCCTGATCTCGCGCCGCGCCGCGGAGGCCTCGAAGACGCCGTTCTTCAATGTGCAGGACGGCTTTCTGACTACACACACCGTCGAGAAGGTGAATCTGCCCGAACTGGAGTTCATGAAGGAATTCATCGGCAGCCCGGCCGAGAAGCTAATCAATCTGCTTGATCCGGCCAATCCGATCATGTCGGGCGTGGTGCAGAATCAAGATTCGTATATGAAGGGGAAGATCGCTCAGCGCTGGTATTATGATCGGATTGGGCCGGCGCTCGTCGAGGCCTTCACGCTGTTCGCGGAAAAAACCGGCCGGCGATACGATTTCGTCGAGCCGTATCGCTGCGAAGACGCCGAGTATGTGATCGTCGGCATGGGCTGCTACATGGAAACGGCCCGGGCGGCCGTCGATCACCTTCGCGAAACGAAGGGGATCAAGTGCGGCTGCCTGACGGTCTGCTGCTTCCGGCCGTTCCCGGCGCCGCAAATCGTCGAAGCGCTCAGCCACTGCGCGGCGTTCGCTGTGCTCGAGCGTATGGACGACCCACTCTCGACCACCGGCAATCATCTCACCCGCGAGATCAAGGCCGCCTTCTGTGACGCGATTACTGGGCAGAACGGCCACGAGCC
This window contains:
- a CDS encoding 2-oxoacid:acceptor oxidoreductase family protein, whose translation is MAQATLADQSALALGTAARDGSPDVALHGEGRKYQYPGIPTTCDGAEAVVHVEINVAQGAGAFPITSSTTMGGGFNAAVMNGYRNLWGDSLVFVEPESEHSAASFCEGFAAAGGRVTNFTSGQGLVLMKEVLYTISGKRLPAVMNIGARALTSHSLNVHAGHDDLMSVADCGWGMLFGRNAQEAADLCLISRRAAEASKTPFFNVQDGFLTTHTVEKVNLPELEFMKEFIGSPAEKLINLLDPANPIMSGVVQNQDSYMKGKIAQRWYYDRIGPALVEAFTLFAEKTGRRYDFVEPYRCEDAEYVIVGMGCYMETARAAVDHLRETKGIKCGCLTVCCFRPFPAPQIVEALSHCAAFAVLERMDDPLSTTGNHLTREIKAAFCDAITGQNGHEPILRVPKIYHGSAGLGSRDVRPGDLFAVVENMIEDGPDYFCLGIDHPLALKVAEDPDLREPGSFSMRGHSVGGFGSVTTNKVIATIAGDVFGRDVQAYPKYGSEKKGLPTTYYLTISDHHVRLHSELEHVELVVLNDTTALFSGNPLAGLVPGGAIVLQSSHATPEDVWSRVPERHRRFIRENRIRVFYADMVQIAREVASVADLQMRMQGIVLLGAFLKLTPYGRQSGMNDEQIYAGVEKALRKYFGKRGDRVVQDNMKCVKRGYSELGEVPESLIHAAVAAG